Proteins encoded by one window of Sorex araneus isolate mSorAra2 chromosome 3, mSorAra2.pri, whole genome shotgun sequence:
- the SLC46A1 gene encoding proton-coupled folate transporter isoform X1 codes for MDAADPPGEPRAAARCRAPVEPLVFLANFALVLQGPLTTQYLWHRFSTELGYNGTHERAGCGNHSANPTMQKVETLTSHWTLYMNLGGFLVGIFSSTLLGAWSDRVGRRPLLVLASFGLLLQALLSILVVQLQLHVGFFVLGRIVCALLGDFGGLLAASFASVADVSSSRTRTIRMALLEACIGVAGMLASLLGGYWLRKQGYANPFWLALALLIAMTLYAAFCFGETVKEPTPARLFTLRHHRSIVQLYMTPGPGKSRKHLALYSLALFVVITVHFGAQDILTLYELSAPLCWDSKLIGYGSAAQHLTYLTSLVGLRLLQCFLADTWVAEIGLTFNILGMVVFAFATITPLMFTGYGLLFLSLVITPILRAKLSKLVSESEHGALFSAVACVNGLAMLMASGIFNSLYPATLNFMKGFPFLLGAGLLIIPAVLIGVLEKAPPTSEFQNFP; via the exons ATGGACGCGGCCGACCCCCCGGGCGAGCCCCGCGCGGCGGCGCGCTGCCGGGCCCCAGTGGAGCCGCTCGTCTTCCTCGCCAACTTCGCGTTGGTCCTGCAGGGTCCGCTCACCACGCAGTACCTGTGGCACCGCTTCAGTACCGAGCTGGGCTACAATGGCACCCACGAGCGGGCCGGCTGCGGCAACCACAGCGCCAACCCCACCATGCAG AAAGTGGAGACCCTTACCTCCCACTGGACGCTGTACATGAACCTGGGCGGCTTCCTGGTGGGGATCTTCTCCTCCACGCTGCTGGGCGCCTGGAGTGACCGTGTGGGCCGCCGCCCGCTGCTGGTGCTGGCCTCCTTCGGCCTGctgctccaggccctgctttcCATCCTCGTGGTGCAGCTGCAGCTCCATGTTGGCTTCTTCGTGCTGGGCCGCATCGTGTGTGCCCTCCTCGGTGACTTCGGCGGCCTCCTGGCTGCTAGCTTCGCCTCCGTGGCCGATGTCAGCTCCAGCCGCACCCGCACCATCCGCATGGCCCTGCTGGAAGCGTGCATCGGGGTGGCGGGGATGCTGGCCAGCCTGCTTGGAGGCTACTGGCTCCGGAAGCAGGGTTATGCCAACCCCTTCTGGCTGGCCTTGGCCCTGCTGATCGCCATGACGCTCTACGCAGCGTTCTGCTTTGGTGAGACCGTGAAGGAGCCCACACCAGCCCGGCTCTTCACGCTCCGTCACCACCGGTCTATTGTCCAGCTGTACATGACTCCAGGTCCGGGCAAGTCCAGAAAGCACTTGGCCCTGTACTCACTGGCCCTCTTTGTGGTGATCACGGTGCACTTCGGGGCGCAGGACATCCTGACCCTCTATGAGCTGAGTGCGCCCCTCTGCTGGGACTCCAAGCTGATTGGCTATGGCTCTGCGGCGCAGCACCTCACCTACCTCACCAGCCTGGTGGGCCTGCGACTTCTGCAGTGCTTCCTGGCCGATACGTGGGTGGCTGAGATTGGCCTGACCTTCAACATCCTGGGGATGGTGGTCTTTGCCTTTGCCACAATCACCCCGCTCATGTTCACAG GGTACGGGCTCCTCTTCCTGTCGTTGGTCATCACACCAATCCTGCGGGCTAAACTCTCCAAGCTGGTGAGCGAGTCCGAGCATG GTGCTCTCTTCTCTGCCGTGGCCTGCGTGAATGGCTTGGCCATGCTGATGGCTTCCGGCATCTTCAACTCGCTCTACCCAGCCACCCTGAACTTCATGAAGGGGTTTCCCTTCCTCCTCGGAGCTGGCCTTCTTATCATCCCAGCAGTTCTGATTGG GGTTCTGGAAAAGGCTCCTCCCACTTCCGAGTTCCAGAACTTCCCCTAA
- the SLC46A1 gene encoding proton-coupled folate transporter isoform X2: MDAADPPGEPRAAARCRAPVEPLVFLANFALVLQGPLTTQYLWHRFSTELGYNGTHERAGCGNHSANPTMQKVETLTSHWTLYMNLGGFLVGIFSSTLLGAWSDRVGRRPLLVLASFGLLLQALLSILVVQLQLHVGFFVLGRIVCALLGDFGGLLAASFASVADVSSSRTRTIRMALLEACIGVAGMLASLLGGYWLRKQGYANPFWLALALLIAMTLYAAFCFGETVKEPTPARLFTLRHHRSIVQLYMTPGPGKSRKHLALYSLALFVVITVHFGAQDILTLYELSAPLCWDSKLIGYGSAAQHLTYLTSLVGLRLLQCFLADTWVAEIGLTFNILGMVVFAFATITPLMFTGYGLLFLSLVITPILRAKLSKLVSESEHVMLRGYSWHCAQESLPAVLGRSYRMPRIESRSAACKVLSSLPWPA; the protein is encoded by the exons ATGGACGCGGCCGACCCCCCGGGCGAGCCCCGCGCGGCGGCGCGCTGCCGGGCCCCAGTGGAGCCGCTCGTCTTCCTCGCCAACTTCGCGTTGGTCCTGCAGGGTCCGCTCACCACGCAGTACCTGTGGCACCGCTTCAGTACCGAGCTGGGCTACAATGGCACCCACGAGCGGGCCGGCTGCGGCAACCACAGCGCCAACCCCACCATGCAG AAAGTGGAGACCCTTACCTCCCACTGGACGCTGTACATGAACCTGGGCGGCTTCCTGGTGGGGATCTTCTCCTCCACGCTGCTGGGCGCCTGGAGTGACCGTGTGGGCCGCCGCCCGCTGCTGGTGCTGGCCTCCTTCGGCCTGctgctccaggccctgctttcCATCCTCGTGGTGCAGCTGCAGCTCCATGTTGGCTTCTTCGTGCTGGGCCGCATCGTGTGTGCCCTCCTCGGTGACTTCGGCGGCCTCCTGGCTGCTAGCTTCGCCTCCGTGGCCGATGTCAGCTCCAGCCGCACCCGCACCATCCGCATGGCCCTGCTGGAAGCGTGCATCGGGGTGGCGGGGATGCTGGCCAGCCTGCTTGGAGGCTACTGGCTCCGGAAGCAGGGTTATGCCAACCCCTTCTGGCTGGCCTTGGCCCTGCTGATCGCCATGACGCTCTACGCAGCGTTCTGCTTTGGTGAGACCGTGAAGGAGCCCACACCAGCCCGGCTCTTCACGCTCCGTCACCACCGGTCTATTGTCCAGCTGTACATGACTCCAGGTCCGGGCAAGTCCAGAAAGCACTTGGCCCTGTACTCACTGGCCCTCTTTGTGGTGATCACGGTGCACTTCGGGGCGCAGGACATCCTGACCCTCTATGAGCTGAGTGCGCCCCTCTGCTGGGACTCCAAGCTGATTGGCTATGGCTCTGCGGCGCAGCACCTCACCTACCTCACCAGCCTGGTGGGCCTGCGACTTCTGCAGTGCTTCCTGGCCGATACGTGGGTGGCTGAGATTGGCCTGACCTTCAACATCCTGGGGATGGTGGTCTTTGCCTTTGCCACAATCACCCCGCTCATGTTCACAG GGTACGGGCTCCTCTTCCTGTCGTTGGTCATCACACCAATCCTGCGGGCTAAACTCTCCAAGCTGGTGAGCGAGTCCGAGCATG tgatgctcagaggttactcctggcactgtgctcaggaatcactcccggcagtgcttggaagatcatataggatgccaaggattgaatcccgatcagctgcgtgcaag GTGCTCTCTTCTCTGCCGTGGCCTGCGTGA